One region of Pseudomonas alvandae genomic DNA includes:
- a CDS encoding response regulator has translation MTSAEPLFERALILAPLGRDSQIALMILKEAGFGGLVCSHLGHLCEELEHGAGLLVISSEALVGPDLETLFQYIEQQPAWSDLPIVLLTHHGGPEQNPVARIGTQLGNVTFLERPFHPVTLVSLVTTALRGRRRQYDARDRLIDLSNSELRLQNTLETLEQQVEERTAQLRHNEEALRQSQKMEAVGQLTGGIAHDFNNMLTGIIGSLELLRRRLARGRTEDLDSLIDLGVTSANRAAGLTHRLLAFSRRQSLDSKAVQMNTLVLSMGELLQRSLNESIGLEMRLDEQLWIAEADPNQLESALLNLVLNARDAMPDGGKLVVQTFNQYLDTGFTDAYTNLEPGDYVVLSVQDSGCGMPEAVINRAFDPFFTTKPIGQGTGLGLSMIYGFSKQSRGHVTIDSEVGKGTTVNLYLPRFIGEEIDEPLVHAQQAPYAQDGETVLIVEDDPAVRVLVSAVLSELGYAFVEAGDANGAMPILQSSQRIDLLISDVGLPGMNGRQLAEIGRQIRPDLKVLFITGYAEHAAVRGGFLDSGMQMITKPFTFDLLTAKVREMIKV, from the coding sequence GTGACGTCGGCCGAACCCTTGTTCGAGCGGGCGCTGATTCTCGCGCCGCTGGGACGGGACAGCCAGATTGCCCTGATGATTCTCAAGGAAGCCGGTTTCGGCGGCCTTGTCTGCAGTCACTTGGGGCATTTGTGTGAGGAATTGGAGCACGGCGCAGGCCTGCTGGTGATTTCCTCGGAGGCCCTGGTCGGGCCGGACCTGGAAACCCTGTTCCAGTACATCGAACAGCAACCGGCCTGGTCCGACCTGCCCATCGTCCTGCTGACGCATCATGGCGGACCGGAGCAAAACCCGGTGGCACGCATCGGCACCCAGTTGGGCAACGTGACGTTCCTGGAACGGCCCTTCCACCCGGTGACGCTGGTCAGCCTGGTCACCACGGCCTTGCGCGGGCGTCGAAGGCAATATGACGCACGGGACCGCCTGATCGACCTCAGCAACAGTGAGCTGCGCCTGCAGAACACCCTTGAAACCCTTGAGCAGCAAGTCGAGGAGCGCACCGCCCAATTGCGTCACAACGAGGAAGCCTTGCGCCAATCGCAGAAAATGGAAGCGGTCGGCCAGCTCACCGGCGGCATCGCCCATGACTTCAACAACATGCTCACCGGCATCATCGGCAGCCTCGAACTGCTGCGCCGGCGCCTGGCCCGCGGTCGCACCGAAGACCTCGACAGCCTGATCGACCTGGGCGTGACATCGGCGAATCGGGCGGCCGGCCTGACCCACCGACTGCTGGCATTCTCCCGGCGGCAATCGCTGGACTCCAAGGCCGTGCAGATGAATACCCTGGTGCTGTCCATGGGCGAGCTGCTGCAACGCAGCCTCAATGAGAGCATCGGCCTGGAAATGCGCCTGGACGAACAACTCTGGATCGCCGAGGCCGACCCCAATCAACTGGAAAGCGCCCTGCTCAACCTGGTCCTCAACGCCCGCGACGCCATGCCCGACGGCGGCAAACTGGTGGTGCAGACCTTCAATCAATACCTGGACACCGGCTTCACCGACGCCTACACCAACCTGGAGCCCGGTGACTACGTCGTGCTGAGCGTGCAGGACAGCGGTTGCGGCATGCCCGAAGCGGTGATCAATCGTGCATTCGACCCGTTCTTCACCACCAAACCCATCGGCCAGGGCACCGGGCTGGGGCTGTCGATGATCTATGGTTTCAGCAAACAGTCACGCGGCCACGTGACCATCGACAGTGAGGTCGGCAAAGGCACGACTGTGAACCTTTACCTGCCGCGCTTCATTGGCGAGGAGATAGACGAACCGCTGGTCCACGCCCAACAGGCGCCTTATGCGCAAGATGGCGAAACGGTGCTGATCGTCGAAGACGATCCGGCGGTGCGTGTCCTGGTCAGCGCGGTGCTGAGCGAGTTGGGCTACGCCTTCGTCGAAGCCGGCGATGCCAACGGCGCGATGCCGATCCTGCAGTCTAGCCAGCGCATCGACCTGCTGATCAGCGACGTGGGCTTGCCTGGCATGAATGGCCGGCAACTGGCGGAAATCGGCCGCCAGATCCGCCCCGATCTCAAGGTGCTGTTCATCACCGGTTACGCTGAACACGCGGCGGTGCGCGGTGGCTTCCT
- a CDS encoding tetratricopeptide repeat protein, translating to MPSSRRYVLFSLAVVLAIGLVAIWLRSTTPQIPEAIKRGYSEALEHARNGQPGAARMLYQQLGRPDLSPKRRVRLHAELSNYPSPQALKLAQADLQSESPDVRRAAIGSIVGLVPNAQRSLLLGPLLDDNEPDVRFAAVNALLGLSPDELGLYFGAMQIAVDTWKQVLNDDPPSPESLYQLARLYAHNAELKKAQQALEQVLKLQPGNLPALVMQVDVLDKQGQGEAARRLLARELQTQPASAYLQHALGMWLLQHGQSEYAVLGLAKAVELEPDNRQYRYDLATTLHAEQEVEAAQKQLQEIVQRNPADRNARVLLINYWKETGQLQHVQVLLAQLEQLNPDDPAIQQGL from the coding sequence ATGCCTTCGTCTCGCCGCTATGTGCTTTTCAGTCTTGCCGTTGTATTGGCGATCGGTCTCGTCGCGATATGGCTGCGCAGCACCACACCGCAGATCCCCGAGGCCATCAAGCGCGGCTACAGCGAAGCCCTGGAACACGCCCGCAATGGCCAGCCTGGTGCCGCGCGAATGTTGTATCAGCAATTGGGACGGCCGGACTTGTCGCCCAAGCGCCGTGTCCGGCTGCACGCGGAACTGTCCAACTACCCAAGCCCCCAGGCGTTGAAACTGGCCCAGGCGGATCTGCAAAGCGAATCGCCGGACGTGCGCCGCGCGGCCATCGGCAGCATCGTCGGACTGGTGCCAAACGCCCAGCGCAGCCTGTTGCTAGGCCCGCTCCTGGATGACAACGAGCCGGACGTCCGATTCGCCGCCGTGAACGCATTGCTGGGCCTGTCGCCCGACGAACTGGGCCTGTATTTCGGGGCGATGCAGATCGCCGTCGATACTTGGAAGCAGGTATTGAACGACGATCCACCCTCCCCCGAATCCCTCTATCAGCTCGCCCGGCTGTATGCGCACAACGCCGAGCTGAAAAAAGCCCAGCAGGCGCTGGAACAGGTGCTGAAGTTACAACCGGGCAACCTGCCGGCGCTGGTCATGCAGGTCGACGTGCTGGACAAACAAGGCCAGGGGGAAGCTGCACGTCGATTGCTCGCCCGGGAGTTGCAAACCCAACCCGCATCGGCTTACCTGCAACATGCGCTGGGGATGTGGCTGTTGCAGCACGGCCAGAGTGAATATGCAGTGCTAGGCTTGGCGAAGGCCGTGGAACTGGAACCTGACAACAGGCAATATCGCTACGACTTGGCGACCACCCTGCACGCCGAGCAGGAAGTGGAAGCCGCGCAGAAACAACTGCAGGAAATCGTCCAGCGCAACCCCGCCGACCGCAACGCGCGGGTGTTGCTGATCAATTATTGGAAGGAAACCGGTCAGTTGCAGCACGTCCAGGTCCTGTTGGCCCAGCTGGAACAATTGAACCCTGATGACCCGGCGATACAGCAGGGTTTATAG
- a CDS encoding ATPase domain-containing protein, which yields MTTSNELISAKAATGIEGLDDVLSGGLSRGHVFLLEGEPGTGKTTVALHFLLAGAEAGERSLYITLSETERELRQGAASHGWTLDENIHIFELTPPESLLNAEHQQSLLYSSDLELGEATRQIFEVVERFKPTRVVLDSLSEIRLLAQSSLRYRRQILAIKHYFVRYDATVLLLDDLTTESLDKTVHSVAHGVIRLEELTPNYGAERRRLRVVKYRGQKYRGGYHDFTIMGDGVHVFPRLVAAEHRGQYVRQQLSSGIAEMDALLGGGIETGSSTLILGPAGTGKSLISLIFAAAAVHRGEKAALFIFDEELGLLFERMKNIGIDLLELQKTGNLLIEQVDAAELSPGEFSHRVRRCVNDANIKTVVIDSINGYQAAMPEENALVLHMHELLLYLNRKGAATFMTVAQHGLVGDMQAPVDITYLADTVILLRYFEALGKVRRAVSIIKKRTGSHESTIREYRISKLGMTIGEPLEAFQGVLRGVPTYMGADNPLLEDDSQ from the coding sequence TTGACTACATCTAACGAGTTGATCAGCGCAAAAGCCGCCACCGGTATCGAAGGACTGGACGATGTTCTTTCCGGTGGTTTGTCCCGAGGCCACGTGTTCCTCCTTGAGGGAGAACCGGGCACTGGCAAGACCACGGTCGCGTTGCACTTCCTGCTGGCCGGCGCCGAAGCCGGCGAGCGCTCGTTGTACATCACGCTGTCGGAAACCGAGCGTGAATTGCGCCAGGGCGCAGCCTCCCACGGTTGGACGTTGGATGAAAATATCCACATTTTCGAGCTGACCCCACCCGAGAGCCTGCTCAACGCCGAACACCAGCAAAGCCTGCTGTACTCCTCGGACCTGGAGCTGGGAGAAGCGACCCGGCAGATCTTCGAAGTGGTCGAGCGATTCAAGCCGACTCGAGTCGTGCTGGACAGCCTCTCGGAGATCCGTCTCCTGGCGCAAAGCTCCCTGCGCTATCGCCGACAGATCCTCGCGATCAAGCATTACTTCGTGCGCTACGACGCTACCGTGCTCCTGCTCGATGACCTGACCACCGAGTCCCTCGACAAGACCGTGCACAGCGTGGCTCACGGTGTCATCCGCCTCGAAGAACTGACCCCGAACTACGGTGCCGAACGACGCCGACTCCGGGTGGTGAAATACCGCGGGCAGAAATACCGGGGCGGCTACCATGACTTCACGATCATGGGCGACGGCGTGCATGTCTTCCCTCGCCTGGTGGCCGCCGAACATCGAGGCCAATACGTTCGCCAACAACTCTCCAGCGGCATCGCGGAAATGGACGCCCTCTTGGGTGGCGGTATCGAGACCGGCTCAAGCACGCTGATCCTGGGCCCGGCCGGTACCGGCAAATCATTGATTTCCCTTATCTTCGCGGCGGCGGCAGTACATCGCGGCGAAAAAGCCGCGCTGTTCATTTTCGATGAAGAGCTGGGTTTGCTGTTCGAGCGGATGAAGAATATCGGCATCGACCTGCTGGAGCTGCAAAAGACCGGCAACTTGCTGATCGAGCAAGTCGACGCCGCCGAGCTGTCTCCCGGTGAGTTCTCCCATCGGGTACGGCGTTGCGTCAATGACGCGAACATCAAGACCGTCGTCATCGACAGCATCAACGGCTACCAGGCCGCCATGCCGGAAGAAAACGCCCTGGTCCTGCACATGCATGAGCTGCTGCTTTACCTGAACCGCAAGGGCGCGGCGACGTTCATGACGGTTGCGCAGCACGGGTTGGTAGGCGACATGCAGGCGCCGGTGGATATCACCTACCTGGCCGACACCGTCATCCTGTTGCGCTACTTCGAGGCGCTGGGCAAGGTTCGCCGAGCGGTTTCCATCATCAAGAAACGGACCGGCAGCCATGAATCGACGATTCGTGAATACCGCATCAGCAAGCTGGGGATGACCATTGGCGAGCCGCTGGAAGCATTCCAGGGTGTATTGCGTGGAGTACCGACTTATATGGGAGCGGATAATCCGCTGCTCGAGGATGATTCCCAGTGA
- a CDS encoding efflux transporter outer membrane subunit produces the protein MSVKAFLPSLLVLALSACAVGPDYKAPQTEAANVTTATDGAAGQKNFDRARFEGVWWQQFDDPTLNALVTRSLEGNRELRVAFARLRAARAIRDDASNDVMPTITSRASSNIGKGQNPMGQTDDRVNSERYDLGLDMAWELDLFGRIRRNLEATDADQQAAEADLYQLQVTMIAELVDAYGQLRGAQLREKIALANLQNQQESRKITESLREAGVGDQLDVVRADARLAAVEASVPQLQAEQARQRNRIATLLGERPDKLTVDLSPRQLPAIAKALPIGDPGQLLQRRPDILSAERQLAAATARIGVAKADLFPRVSLSGFLGFTAGRGSQIGSSAANAWALGPSITWAAFDLGSVRARLRGANAEADGALANYEQQVLLALEESENAFSDYGKRQQRLISLIRQSESSRAAADLAEIRYREGTEDFLVLLDAQRERLAAEDSQAQAEVDLYRGIVAIYKALGGGWQPETVASN, from the coding sequence ATGAGTGTCAAAGCGTTCCTGCCGAGCTTGCTGGTGTTGGCGCTGAGCGCCTGTGCCGTAGGCCCGGACTACAAGGCGCCACAAACGGAGGCGGCGAACGTCACCACCGCTACCGACGGCGCCGCCGGCCAGAAGAACTTCGACCGCGCCCGCTTCGAAGGCGTCTGGTGGCAGCAATTCGACGACCCGACCCTCAATGCGCTGGTGACCCGTTCGCTGGAAGGCAACCGTGAGTTGCGCGTGGCCTTCGCCCGCCTGCGGGCCGCCCGGGCGATTCGCGACGACGCCAGCAACGATGTCATGCCGACCATTACCAGCCGCGCCAGCAGCAACATCGGCAAAGGCCAGAACCCGATGGGCCAGACGGACGACCGGGTCAACTCCGAGCGTTACGACCTGGGCCTGGACATGGCCTGGGAACTGGACTTGTTCGGACGCATCCGGCGCAACCTGGAAGCGACCGATGCCGACCAGCAAGCCGCCGAGGCCGATCTCTACCAACTGCAGGTGACCATGATCGCCGAGCTGGTGGACGCCTACGGCCAACTGCGCGGCGCGCAACTGCGGGAGAAAATCGCCCTGGCGAACCTGCAGAACCAGCAGGAGTCGCGCAAGATCACCGAAAGCCTGCGCGAAGCCGGCGTCGGCGATCAGCTCGACGTGGTGCGCGCCGATGCCCGCCTGGCCGCAGTGGAAGCCAGCGTGCCGCAATTGCAGGCCGAACAGGCCCGTCAACGCAACCGCATCGCGACCTTGCTGGGTGAGCGTCCGGACAAGTTGACGGTAGATTTGAGCCCTAGACAGCTGCCGGCCATTGCCAAGGCTTTGCCCATTGGCGATCCGGGACAATTGTTGCAACGCCGTCCCGACATCCTCAGTGCCGAGCGTCAACTGGCTGCGGCCACGGCGCGCATCGGCGTGGCCAAGGCCGACCTGTTCCCGCGGGTCAGCCTGAGCGGTTTCCTCGGTTTTACCGCCGGACGCGGCTCGCAGATCGGCTCTTCGGCGGCCAATGCCTGGGCGCTGGGCCCGAGCATCACCTGGGCCGCTTTCGACCTGGGCAGCGTGCGGGCTCGCTTGCGCGGTGCCAACGCCGAAGCGGATGGCGCCCTGGCGAACTATGAACAGCAAGTGCTGCTGGCCCTGGAAGAATCGGAAAACGCCTTCAGCGATTACGGCAAACGTCAGCAACGCTTGATCTCGCTGATCCGCCAGAGCGAATCGAGCCGCGCCGCCGCAGACCTGGCCGAGATTCGCTACCGCGAAGGCACCGAGGACTTCCTCGTGCTGCTCGACGCCCAACGTGAACGCCTGGCCGCCGAAGACAGCCAGGCCCAGGCCGAAGTGGACCTGTATCGCGGCATCGTCGCGATCTACAAGGCCCTGGGCGGCGGCTGGCAACCGGAAACCGTCGCCAGCAACTGA